From the genome of Rubrobacter calidifluminis:
CGGACCTCGGGCGGCTCGCCGCGCTCGGCGAGGAGGGGGTGCTCGCCTACTTCGGGGACTCGACCAACAGCGAGCGTCCCGGTTACACGCCGTCGGAGAAGGTCGTGGGCGAGACCCTCGAGGAGGTCTTCGAGAAAGCTACCGGGAGGATCATAGTCGCCTCGTTCGCCTCGCACATCCACCGCATCCAGCAGGTGGTCGAGGCGGCGAAAGAACACGAGCGGCTCGTCGCCGTCACCGGGCGGTCGATGGTACGCAACGTGCAGATAGCGCGCGATCTGGGGTACCTCGATCTCCCAGCGGAGATGATGGTCGACCAGCGGGAGATAGCTCGCATCCCCGACTCGGACCTGGTGGTTCTGACCACAGGCTCCCAGGGGGAGCCGATGGCCGCCCTCTCGCGCATCGCGAACGGGACCCACCGCACCATAGAGGCGGGTCGGGGGGATACGGTGGTCATTGCCGCGCACCCCATTCCGGGCAACGAGCGGAGCGTCTCCAACACGATCAACAACCTCATGAGGCGGGGTGTCGAGGTGCTCTACAGCCCTCTGGAGCAGGTACATGTCTCCGGGCACGCCGCCCGGGAGGAACAGAAGATAGTTCTGAACCTCCTGAAGCCGCGCTATCTGGTACCGGTTCACGGAGAGTACAGGCACCTCAGGCATCACGCGAACACGGCGATGAACCTCGGCATTCCCGAGGAGAACATTTTCATCCTGGAGAACGGCGGCCGGCTCGAGTTCCGGGATGGGCTCGCCCGCAGGCTCGAGGATGTCTCCGCGGGGATGTTCCTGGTGGACGGTGGAGGGCTCGCAGACACCGCCGACGGCGTCATGCGCGAGAGACAGCAGCTCTCCGCGGAC
Proteins encoded in this window:
- a CDS encoding ribonuclease J, translated to MQVIPLGGLGEIGKNMTAVRGGSGILVVDAGMAFPDEEMPGIDLVLPDFTYLRQHSGEIRAVILTHGHEDHVGSLPYLLREFGVPVFATKLTLGLVRSKLQEFGIKRADLREVSAGERVSLGGFEVEFVNVNHSIPDAVAVAIRTGAGLIVFSGDYKIDLTPIEGEPTDLGRLAALGEEGVLAYFGDSTNSERPGYTPSEKVVGETLEEVFEKATGRIIVASFASHIHRIQQVVEAAKEHERLVAVTGRSMVRNVQIARDLGYLDLPAEMMVDQREIARIPDSDLVVLTTGSQGEPMAALSRIANGTHRTIEAGRGDTVVIAAHPIPGNERSVSNTINNLMRRGVEVLYSPLEQVHVSGHAAREEQKIVLNLLKPRYLVPVHGEYRHLRHHANTAMNLGIPEENIFILENGGRLEFRDGLARRLEDVSAGMFLVDGGGLADTADGVMRERQQLSADGMFVVIARIDAQSGRLLGDPDVISRGFVATQSSNGLMEEAVERVRGTLQATARRHITDWGELKNAIRKDLSSFLFERTRKRPMIIPLIVEV